A stretch of the bacterium genome encodes the following:
- a CDS encoding S8 family serine peptidase yields the protein MPCRRLRPARITAFVVMLTVLGFLAPAASALTAGQATVPGEIILKFRPGAAAAKRSAVLADLGAEVKAELTFTGALLLRLPDDKVATAVARYAADADIAYIEPNYVWQADVVPNDPSFGKLWGLSNDGRDGGTIDADIDAPEAWDQGTGSADVVVAIIDTGIDPLHPDLAANMWTNPGEIAGNGLDDDTNGYIDDVFGYDFVGNDAQPVDDHGHGTHCAGTIGAVGNNGVGVAGVNWRVKLMAVKFLDAGGYGTTDAAVASVGYAVRMGADILSNSWGGGPWSQALLDAISQAGEAGVLFVAAAGNTAYNNDGYPHYPASYALDNIIAVAATDNDDQLAYFSCWGATSVDIAAPGVSIYSTFPDGGYGYMDGTSMACPHVSGALALILARFPGIPAASARLLVFNSADPLPQLSGLMATGARLNVFRAMAGVDTIPPAPIVDMAVTATAGQWVELAWTATGDDGSIGTPTAHEIRFATFPLDALNFDTGTRVTGLPRPLPAGAPETVRVGGLAFDTTYWFAVSARDEYGLFAPVTASVTATTGGPPVMSVEPGSVSASLLPGARAIRTVTIANSGPTELAWTAAVSAATGLSAWEWPAVTAPASLPTVDRDRDVAQLSSSPVATPALSTQLLDLDGVRILWDTAHGQYPVDYYWVQLAGELRARGAEVFDSEAAWTPQLLADVDIVWLTDIWIATSPAEQSTLAGWLAAGGNLLIESDSSGPDLNPVLTAVGAGISYGGYGSPGVIRDIVPHPATAEVSAIRLAYPETGFDLVAPPAGVLARDAQQEPVLAWSRVGRGRIVALTDEMFADGFLGANDNHLLGHRVIDWLATGTWLTLDPAAGVVPPGATAGLDVIFDAERFCNLDASGLVAIEGNDPLHPATMVTATLDVGGGTDIAVSPMPLDFGFRYLTTVMVDSVLVSNGGCDRLEVSGAAIDHPEFTLGDGGPFALEPGSSRHLVVTWGTETVGAVAATLNISSNDPDEPVLAVGIVGTGAEPPIISVLPDSLSAAAPAGETVTRTLTITNSGLGALEWRADARALHTPLTMTLAPRAAGALPLPNRREPPTPAGTTDADAADSNPRTAELEDLTGTRILWTLAHENYSTEYWAVLVGDLRERGAEVVETERR from the coding sequence ATGCCCTGCCGCAGGCTGCGCCCGGCGCGAATCACCGCGTTCGTCGTGATGTTGACCGTACTCGGATTCCTGGCTCCGGCTGCTTCGGCACTGACCGCCGGCCAGGCCACGGTACCCGGCGAGATCATCCTGAAGTTCAGGCCGGGAGCGGCGGCGGCCAAGCGGTCGGCCGTGCTGGCGGATCTCGGCGCCGAGGTCAAGGCCGAACTCACGTTCACGGGCGCGCTCCTGCTGCGCCTGCCCGACGACAAGGTCGCCACGGCCGTCGCGCGTTATGCCGCCGACGCGGACATCGCCTACATCGAGCCGAACTATGTCTGGCAGGCCGACGTCGTGCCCAACGACCCGTCGTTCGGGAAGCTGTGGGGGCTGTCCAACGACGGTCGCGATGGCGGCACCATCGATGCCGACATCGACGCGCCCGAAGCCTGGGACCAGGGCACCGGCTCGGCGGATGTCGTCGTGGCGATCATCGACACGGGCATCGATCCGCTGCATCCCGACCTGGCCGCCAACATGTGGACCAACCCCGGCGAGATCGCCGGCAACGGGCTCGATGACGACACCAACGGCTACATCGACGACGTGTTCGGCTACGATTTTGTCGGCAACGACGCGCAGCCGGTCGACGACCACGGGCACGGCACGCATTGCGCGGGCACGATCGGCGCCGTCGGCAACAACGGGGTCGGCGTTGCCGGCGTGAACTGGCGCGTGAAGCTGATGGCGGTCAAGTTCCTCGACGCCGGCGGCTACGGCACGACGGACGCCGCCGTGGCCTCGGTGGGCTATGCCGTGCGCATGGGCGCGGACATCCTGAGCAACAGTTGGGGAGGCGGGCCCTGGTCGCAGGCCCTGCTCGACGCCATCAGCCAGGCCGGCGAGGCCGGCGTGCTTTTCGTCGCTGCTGCCGGGAACACAGCCTACAACAACGACGGTTACCCCCACTACCCGGCGAGCTACGCGCTCGACAACATCATTGCGGTCGCGGCAACCGACAACGACGACCAGTTGGCCTACTTCTCATGCTGGGGAGCGACCAGCGTCGATATTGCCGCGCCCGGTGTTTCCATCTACAGCACGTTCCCGGACGGCGGCTACGGATACATGGACGGCACCTCGATGGCCTGTCCCCACGTGTCCGGCGCCCTGGCGCTCATCCTGGCGCGCTTTCCGGGAATCCCGGCCGCATCGGCGCGCCTGCTGGTGTTCAATTCCGCCGACCCCCTGCCGCAGCTGTCGGGCCTCATGGCAACAGGCGCCCGGCTGAACGTGTTCCGTGCGATGGCCGGGGTCGACACCATTCCGCCGGCGCCGATCGTCGACATGGCGGTGACGGCCACCGCAGGGCAGTGGGTCGAACTCGCGTGGACAGCCACCGGTGACGACGGGAGCATCGGCACGCCGACGGCGCACGAGATCCGCTTCGCCACCTTCCCGCTCGATGCACTCAACTTCGACACCGGGACGCGCGTCACCGGCCTGCCACGGCCGTTGCCGGCCGGTGCTCCGGAGACGGTCCGTGTCGGCGGCCTCGCCTTCGACACGACCTACTGGTTCGCCGTGTCGGCGCGCGACGAATACGGGCTGTTCGCCCCGGTCACCGCGTCGGTGACCGCCACCACGGGCGGGCCGCCCGTCATGTCGGTGGAGCCGGGTTCCGTGTCGGCATCGCTGCTGCCCGGCGCCAGGGCGATCCGCACCGTGACGATCGCCAACAGCGGTCCGACAGAGCTGGCCTGGACCGCTGCCGTGAGCGCCGCCACCGGCCTCTCGGCGTGGGAATGGCCGGCAGTGACGGCACCGGCGTCGCTGCCGACGGTGGACCGGGACCGGGATGTCGCGCAGTTGTCATCGTCGCCGGTCGCGACGCCGGCACTGTCGACGCAGCTGCTGGACCTGGACGGTGTCCGGATCCTGTGGGATACCGCGCATGGCCAGTACCCGGTCGACTACTACTGGGTGCAGCTGGCCGGGGAACTGCGCGCGCGGGGCGCCGAGGTCTTCGACAGCGAGGCCGCCTGGACGCCGCAGTTGCTGGCCGATGTCGACATCGTCTGGCTGACCGATATCTGGATCGCGACCTCGCCGGCGGAACAGTCGACACTGGCAGGCTGGCTGGCCGCCGGCGGCAACCTCCTGATCGAGAGCGACAGCTCGGGCCCCGATCTCAATCCGGTGCTCACGGCCGTGGGGGCCGGCATCAGCTACGGCGGGTATGGCTCCCCGGGAGTGATCCGGGACATCGTTCCCCACCCCGCCACCGCTGAAGTGTCGGCAATCCGGCTGGCGTACCCGGAGACCGGATTCGACCTGGTCGCGCCGCCGGCCGGTGTGCTGGCCCGCGACGCCCAACAGGAGCCCGTCCTGGCCTGGAGCCGCGTGGGCCGCGGCCGCATCGTGGCCCTGACCGATGAGATGTTCGCCGACGGTTTCCTCGGTGCGAACGACAATCACCTGCTGGGCCACCGCGTCATCGACTGGCTGGCGACCGGCACCTGGCTCACGCTGGATCCCGCGGCGGGCGTGGTGCCGCCGGGCGCCACGGCGGGACTCGACGTCATCTTCGACGCCGAACGGTTCTGCAACCTGGACGCCTCCGGGCTCGTGGCCATCGAGGGCAACGATCCGCTCCATCCCGCGACGATGGTCACCGCCACGCTGGACGTCGGCGGCGGCACGGATATCGCGGTCTCGCCGATGCCCCTGGACTTCGGATTTCGGTACCTGACGACCGTCATGGTCGACTCGGTGCTGGTCAGCAACGGGGGCTGCGATCGGCTGGAGGTCAGTGGCGCCGCCATCGACCACCCCGAGTTCACGCTGGGCGACGGGGGACCGTTCGCGCTCGAGCCGGGTTCCTCGCGCCACCTGGTCGTCACCTGGGGCACGGAAACTGTCGGTGCCGTTGCCGCCACGCTCAACATCTCGAGCAACGACCCGGACGAGCCGGTGCTGGCGGTCGGCATCGTCGGCACTGGGGCAGAGCCGCCCATCATCTCGGTACTGCCCGATTCGCTCTCCGCAGCGGCGCCTGCCGGGGAGACCGTGACTCGAACGCTGACCATCACCAACAGCGGCCTGGGTGCACTCGAGTGGCGGGCTGACGCTCGCGCGCTGCACACGCCGCTGACCATGACGCTGGCGCCGCGCGCGGCTGGGGCCCTGCCCCTGCCGAACCGCCGGGAACCGCCAACGCCGGCCGGCACCACCGATGCCGACGCCGCCGACTCGAACCCGCGCACAGCCGAGCTGGAGGATCTCACCGGCACGCGCATCCTCTGGACGCTGGCGCACGAGAACTACAGCACCGAGTACTGGGCGGTCCTGGTCGGCGACCTGCGGGAGCGGGGCGCGGAGGTTGTCGAGACGGAGCGCCGCTGA